The DNA segment AGAAgattttcttacatttctGTGCTTTCGTGGCACTTCAGTACTTCCGCCACATTTGgattattttaatcaaaacagaaaatcggAAGCCGAAACCAAAGACGATAGTACAAAGGGGGAAACTGTCGCATCTGAAAATGTTGACAATACAGACAAGAGCGCCGAGTCATCGTGTCCGAAGCCATCTGGAAGTGGAGCTGGTAATAGTGGAGATAGTTTACATGGAAAAGACCTAAAAGTGGAAAGTAAGGAAGAAGCGAAGCCGTCGTTTATTCCATTTGCTGTTCGTAAGCATGCTGAAACAGTATCTGATGGAAAACGGAGACAAACTGTGCAAGCACTGAAAAGGAAATATCAGGAGCAGCGTTTAGCTAAAACACAAgttcaaaatttgataaaaactACGCAAAATAGGCGAACAAGATCGTCTGGTAAAGACGACGATGCTGATtcgaatgaaaagaaaaaagatcCCGTGGATCATAAGGCTGTTGTATCAGAAACGAAAAAACCTGatgagaaaaagaagaaggaaGTCATCGAGAACAAGAATGATGATTCGTCGAAGCGAAAAACTTCGTTAAGAAATACAAGAAATAATCCACCTAAAGAGGACGAATCAGTCAAGTCCGATCTACCCAAAACTTCAGTGatgaaaaaaacgaaactttcAGAAGATGATGAAAAGGTGTCAACCAAGACAGAAAAGAAGTCATCAGTGGAAACAATTACAAAAGAAATCAAGAAAGAGGCAACGAAGTTAGCATTAACCAAACAGCAAATAACTCGTCAGAAAGCCACAACGATACCGCAAAATGAAGgatcaaaaatgaagaaagaCGCAAATGAGGACATCAATTCAGCTGAATTTTCTGACTCGTCAGATGATAGACCGTTGGTAAATACACTAAAAAAGTTGACCAACGTGACCAAGAAGCCTGTAGATTCCACAAAAGATCAAAAACTACCCGATTcagaaaagaagaaagatcAATTGCCCACGACAAGTACATCGAAGCCGGTAAAACGTCAATCACCTAGGCCTACAACTGGTGTTTCACGAAGAAGTTGTGGACAGGTTGAAGTGGCTGCAGATAAAAAACGATCCGAGTCCGTCAGTCGAAAGTCGGATACAAGTGAACCGAGTATCAAAAAGAAACCAGTCGGACGGAAGAAAAAAGAGAAAGAGTTGAGCGAGGACAGTTCATCCGAGAAAGTGACCGCAGTAAAAAAGAAGTTAAATGAAAAACGTACGCCGGAAAAAGACAAAGACGATTCCAAGCATAAAATAAACATCACCGACGATGATAGCATCAAGAAGAAACGTAAGCGCCGCAACGAATTCACTGAATTGGGTAGTGTAGATATAAATGATTCGGATGCTTGCCGTTCTGCACGGCCTAGtcgtaaaacaaaagaagccGCGGCTATTTACATGGAATTAATTGGTCAAAAACTGAATCTGGATGATTTCGATGATGATGGCTTTTCAATGGACAGTTTTCCGGAGCTCCCGAATGTCAAGAAAACTCAACAAATGGAAAATAGATTAAAAGCAAACATTGGAAAGCCGACAGACGTTAAGGTATCACCCAAAAAGAATAAACCAGAGAATAAATCTTccaaaaaagatgaaaaagcTGGCTCAGTTGTTGAAGAGCCATTGGAGCCAGCACGAAAGGAGAAGGCTAAAGTTGGTCGAAAGAAGAAAGTTCTGTCGCCAAGCAAGGATGTGTCGCCCGaggtaaaagaaaaaagtctTCACAAAAGTTTCAGTGATTCCGATGATGAACCACTGGCTGtaaaaattacaaagaaaCCGAAGCCTATCAGAGGACGGAGTCCGAAAAAGGCAAAAGACTCAAAAGAAAGTGGAAATGTGGTTGaggaaaaacttgaaaatacCGCAGTGGAGAAAGTTAAGCCAGAGATTGTTACTAAAGAAAAACCGGCAGGAAAAGCAACAACACCGCTGTTATCCAAAGCCACAGATTCAGAACAAGAGAAACCAAACCTTCCGAAAACAGATGCCGCAGCAATAAAAGTTCCAACGATTGCACCCAAAACCCCGCAAAAGTCATTCGAAAGCGTTTTTAAGACACCAGCTGAAACATCGTCCCAATTATTGAGTCCATCGATTTGTACAACGCCTGTGAAGCCATCACAAATGGATACGAAGAATATCACAACCACTTCCTCATCACCAAAATCGATTACGACGACACATGAAACTAAATCAAATCTGCCCAACCTGATGCCAAGCGCCGAAGAATCTGgcaaaattttcggaattgCCAGTGTAACTCTTGCGCAAAGCTCAGGCCCCAATGACACGAAATGCACGCTCGGCAAATGTGGTTCGATACACATACCCACACTAGGACCAGTCATTCCAACCGAACTACCGAATGCCGATCCGACTACAAGCAAAGAAAAACAACGCAGGGCCAAAGTGAATATGTCACGAGcgcaaattcaaaaatggatTTTGGAGTGTGCAAGGGCAaggtaaatatttaatttctttttttggtaatttccCCGGCTCTGCCCTACTTTGACTTGACAATCTAACAATTtctgaaatatgttttgataaaaatagcTCAAGATTGACGATATATTAGAAGTTTTGCATACATGATTTCGCTGCATTTTTTTCCTTGTCTCATATCAAGCTAATCGATCGTAATATTCATAATAATTAACGTTATAAATGTACGCATTTTtgagatttatttaaaaatagattAGAATGGTAGGGGGTAATGTTACTCAGAACTCAAAGTAATGTTCACTTGGGCATAAGTGCAAGTAATTTCCCTTTattatttaagttttttcGCTGGAATTTCTTTCTTCAGAGTATAACTTGATTTTACGTTAGAAGAATGAaataatgtaaatttaaaaaattaattctaagATTACTTCCATGGGCGCTCACTTCGTAGAGTACAGTTATTTCACgttatttcaatttcttaGATTTAAATTGGGGATAAAATTGTTAACAATAACATTGTCATTTGATCATACTCAAACTCATTTTTCGATAATCTAAAATTATTCTTCAATTTGTTATCAAGACCTTATTCTgcaaaataaaacattaaGAGAACACAACCCACCACTGCACTtctcattttctgtttgattacAGAATTAAATAAACCCAAAACCGtggattcaattttttctctagaatttttcactGTTCCCTCTTCCTTCATAAAGAGTAAATTTcctaaattgcaattttctttaagaTATACCAATGATCTGGAAGATGATTTAAGCTTGGATGCTCCACTGAAGCCCATCAACTATCTAAGAACAGCTTCACCCGGACGGTTTATGGATGGAGAAACGGTAGACCATGGTCCTGTAGCTTCGACATCAAAGGGACCAACATTGAAAGCTAAATTAGTGAAATTGAAGGATAAAGATAAGGATGCGAGTAAAACTGAACTACGGTCGGTCAAGGAACGTGTAGAGGCTTTCATAAACAAAAAGCCGGAACCTGATCGAGGTCATTTGTCGATCTATGAAGCGTTCGGTAGGAAAAAGTCGGCATCACCAACTCCACCAACAGTTGTGATACCTGTTACAACATCTGAGAAATTAGAGGCGCCCATTAAAAGTTCACCGAAAGCTGTTCCGTCAAGTGCCGTATCGAAGCCATCAACTAGCAGTGCTATAATATCACCTCCCAAACCGGTTTCAGCCGTTTCTGATAAGAAGCCAATCTACAATCAGCGACGAACACCTGTGTACAACACCAAACCTGTTGAAATTGCAGCCAAAACCAAACCGGTTGTTAACACTTTTGAAGCATTTTCACcggaaaacgaaaaaagtatTTATTCATTCGACAAGGAGGAAGACACAATACCTGCATCGACACCATTCCGACGGCACAGTCGGCGAGAATCGAACAATTCACGTGTGGACGAGAAATCGACAAATAAAGATGACAAATCACCGGTTGGTCAAAAACAACAAGAGGTTTCTTTGACGCTGAGTCCAGATGAAACGAGTAAATCGGCAATGATTGCAGTTCCAATAAACTTAGATATATCAGCGCTACCAAAATCGAAACCGAACAATGGAGATGATTCTGATTCAGAAGGTCATACATTTTACATTCCACTTCAAGGTGTTAACACGTCGGGTGGAAAATCAGATCAACTAATTCAAGGCGTTGCAGTCAAACTGGGAACCGAAGGACCGGAGGGACCCAATCAGAAAGTAATCATGCATGCAAAGCTTGTGACTAAAGCTGAAATGGGAACCAATATTACACCGATGCCGGAATCGATGGCGAGTGTTCATGACATTGTTAAAAGTCTTATTGCAAGTAAAGACGCTGGTTGTTCGAAATCTGTGCCGATTGGAACTGTCCAACCAAGATTTAAATCAAGTAACGTACCTGGAACATCGACGTCACTACCACAGGCTCAACCTTCAACGTTAAATCGACAAAACTCTAATCAATCCCTGGCATCACAAAAGTCCAAAAATAAACCGACAGACATTATCCAACCAACCAACAATACAGCTTTTCCACGATACGATGATCCTGCGTCAATGGTTGAAGCACCTATCTTTCGTCCTACGGACAAAGAGTTTGCCGATCCTATGGAATTTATTGATCGTATTACTCCAGTCGCTGCCCGATTCGGTATTTGCAGAATTATCCCGCCGTCGTCATTTAAGCCAGAGTGCAAAGTGTCAGATGATATGAGATTTACCGCTTACAATTTGTACGTACATAAAATGCTGCATCGATGGGGACCGAGTGCGAAGGAATTTAGTGCAATAAAGAAATACCTTGCCACGCAATCAATAACAATGACTCACCCTCCTTGGATTGGTGGTATGGAAGTCGATTTGCCGCGTTTGTACCACACAGTACAGGAACAAGGAGGATTGAAAGAGGTGATTGAGAAGAAGAAATGGGCgaaagttgcagaagaaatGTGTCTGCCGAAATCGTGTCAGGATCGCATCACCAAATTAGATGATATTTATTGCAAGTATTTGTTGCCATATGATACTTTGTCAACTGTTGAGCGAAAGAAACTCTTTGATGAAGTGGAAGCAGATTGGGCGAAGGCTGAAGCCAAAGCGCGACGAAATGCCGATCGTAGCACAATGAGCGATGTGAGCAACGATGATGAATCGGAAAACGATGAGTCGGATGAAGAAGATGATAGTGGGTCAATGGAATGTATAGTAAAGGGACGAAGTATGCCATTAAATGCGTTCTTCCGCATCGCACGCAATACAATGGCCTTGTGGTTTAAAAATAAGGAACCGAATTCAACCGAAATAGAATCCGAATTCTGGCGACACGTTACCGTTCGGGATAGTCATGTGTGTGTGCATTCGGCATCAATTGATTCAAGTGGATGGGGATACGGATTTCCAACACCCGGCCCAAAAGCAAAGGGATCAGCATGCGCAAAACATCCTTGGAACTTAAAAGTGTTAACAAACAATCATGGTTCGATACTCCGATCAATTGGACCAGTTACTGGTGTCACAGTGCCGACATTACATGTTGGTATGCTCTTTAGTGCTGTTTGTTGGTATCGTGATCCTCACGGTCTTCCATGGATTGAATATCTACATACCGGTGGTCAAAAGATTTGGTATGGCGTTCCAGACGAGCAAAGTGACAATTTCCGCAAAGCTTTGACGTCACTAATTCCAACCCATTGCCAAAACAAAACTGTGTGGTTACCATGTGATACCGCTATGATACCACCGCACTCGCTGACTGATCGTGGTGTGTCCTTATGTCGCACAGAACAAGAGCCAGGCGAATTCGTAGTGGTATTTCCTCGAGCATATTCATCGTCTGTGTGTACCGGATATGCCATATCGGAGAGTGTCTACTTTGCCACAAACAGTTGGTTGGATACGGCGAAAAAAGATTTCCAGGTATGTTCATCACACAGTCATAATCTTTGCCCTTGTCAGTCATTAACTTTTGTAAATCTTATTCTCGCAGGACATTCACGATAGCTGCGAACCGGCTATGTTTTCATTGGAACAACTACTTTTTGCAGTAGCGTCAGATATTCGAACGAACAGTGAAACAATATCCTCGATATTGCCAATGATAACAGAAGTATACGAGCGCGAAGTGACTGAAAGGGAAGAAATTCAggtaaattttgcatattattgCATCTTATCGATTTCTTAACTACACAAATTTGATCATTTTGCAGAAAGCGGGCGTCACTCGTAACGAAAAGATTCCAATCAAAGGAAGCAAAACGAAGCCGACGACGGAGGATTTTGAATGTGATATTTGCAGAGCCAATTTGTATATTTCTTGGGTTAAGACCGACGAAGACAACATCTACTGTTTGCAGCACTGCTTAAAGTACATTAAAAACGATCGCATACAGGCGAAGCAGTGCAAATTGATAATAACGTATAGTGTTCAGGAAATCGAAACGTTGATTGACAAAATCAAAGAACGGGGCACACAGCAAtcgcaaaagaaaaataaagttttaggCAAAAAGTGAGTAATTTCAATATGATTTGATATTGTGGGCCTTTTACAAACAACTATGCCATCTGTTAAGAGCGATAACAGAAGTAGACGTTGGGCTGATCCGGTATTAAGTAGCAAAGTATGTttaaactattgaagtaaaagacttgAAATTGATCTGTTGAAaacatttagatcaaaagaagtaatagattcgtaGTTAATATGGTGATATATGCTTGCTGTTtgtaaaagatgaaaaatccACAAAGGTCCGTAGGATCTTCACATGCGATAGCaacataaatttgaaacaatttcataaaagaaatttcgcAAAGGTCATTTCTTTGAATGAATCCAATCATATCCACAAAAAGCTCAAACATTTTCAGAGTAGCGGCCGGCCCTtcaaagttgaattttttatttagagaAATAAACTCTACTTCTCCCTGACGATTCATGGTCCTCTCTTTTATACAATATtttgaagacatttttttgttacaaaatattttattttctcactaACCCTTCAACCCGCACACTTGACTGTTGTGGTTCCAATTGAAAATAGACTGAAAATCTGCTATTTATTAGTCCATAGTTGAGAGATCAATAGTATATTCAGTCAAAATCGTCAGTTTTGTGTAtcttttgttgaatttatatttCTAGTCTGATGATTCAAACTATTCGGTAGCAATTTTATTAGCAATGGATAGATCATGGAAGTGGAATCACTACTAGCATaagtgaagcaaaaaaaaaactctcaaTTTTACATCTCTATTTCGTAGATCAGTGTTACAGTCGCCTGGATGCGAGTTCTGTtgacaattcaatttatagaaacataaaaaaattagatAAATCGCTTTCGCAAAGCCATTGATACGCCACAAAGTATAACgcattttttgtacattttgttttgtaagaaaatcttGCAAAATCCGAAAGGTGAGATGATGTTATTATGTTTTAAAAGTCAATAACAATTATTAATATATAGAAGAgagtaaaaacaaattgagaatataaaaaaacatgaatggaaagaaaattgcagaattgcagaaaatttggaaatgaattttttttaaagaaaattatttaataatatATGATGCTAGTAATGGATAATTATTATGTCTGTGTGTTGTAATAAGGGCTAaagtatacatatatataaagaaatgagaataaaattttattcgaattaagTAAGGAATTAACATGtatcaattgaaaaagaaaaaggaaaaaaaaacaattaaaaaaatataaatgtttaataatttagcAAATCGACAGTGTATCATTGAAAGGTATAGAGGCGACCCCTACCACCAGCAAGCATTTGAATACTGGAAGCGTTTTCGAAATATCGACACAATGAAttgacaaataaaattgatttgttaaatttaaatgcaGGAACGGGACATGTTGCATGTAGCAAATTATTAGAAGAATGTAATTTCAAATAGGCTGACGATgtcaattgaaattgtttttatagGTTTTACtaagtaaatgaaatttcatttttcttatacaattattaaacgtaaagcttgtgcagaatcagcgacagc comes from the Bradysia coprophila strain Holo2 unplaced genomic scaffold, BU_Bcop_v1 contig_358, whole genome shotgun sequence genome and includes:
- the LOC119081390 gene encoding protein Jumonji, translating into MVISKNGKRKRKDVPPVVETTDIPKRTRVHAQRKFAQGQGSSSYLTNFPTQQSAPVKESSEPPPELLPNLRPKPEDFLTFLCFRGTSVLPPHLDYFNQNRKSEAETKDDSTKGETVASENVDNTDKSAESSCPKPSGSGAGNSGDSLHGKDLKVESKEEAKPSFIPFAVRKHAETVSDGKRRQTVQALKRKYQEQRLAKTQVQNLIKTTQNRRTRSSGKDDDADSNEKKKDPVDHKAVVSETKKPDEKKKKEVIENKNDDSSKRKTSLRNTRNNPPKEDESVKSDLPKTSVMKKTKLSEDDEKVSTKTEKKSSVETITKEIKKEATKLALTKQQITRQKATTIPQNEGSKMKKDANEDINSAEFSDSSDDRPLVNTLKKLTNVTKKPVDSTKDQKLPDSEKKKDQLPTTSTSKPVKRQSPRPTTGVSRRSCGQVEVAADKKRSESVSRKSDTSEPSIKKKPVGRKKKEKELSEDSSSEKVTAVKKKLNEKRTPEKDKDDSKHKINITDDDSIKKKRKRRNEFTELGSVDINDSDACRSARPSRKTKEAAAIYMELIGQKLNLDDFDDDGFSMDSFPELPNVKKTQQMENRLKANIGKPTDVKVSPKKNKPENKSSKKDEKAGSVVEEPLEPARKEKAKVGRKKKVLSPSKDVSPEVKEKSLHKSFSDSDDEPLAVKITKKPKPIRGRSPKKAKDSKESGNVVEEKLENTAVEKVKPEIVTKEKPAGKATTPLLSKATDSEQEKPNLPKTDAAAIKVPTIAPKTPQKSFESVFKTPAETSSQLLSPSICTTPVKPSQMDTKNITTTSSSPKSITTTHETKSNLPNLMPSAEESGKIFGIASVTLAQSSGPNDTKCTLGKCGSIHIPTLGPVIPTELPNADPTTSKEKQRRAKVNMSRAQIQKWILECARARYTNDLEDDLSLDAPLKPINYLRTASPGRFMDGETVDHGPVASTSKGPTLKAKLVKLKDKDKDASKTELRSVKERVEAFINKKPEPDRGHLSIYEAFGRKKSASPTPPTVVIPVTTSEKLEAPIKSSPKAVPSSAVSKPSTSSAIISPPKPVSAVSDKKPIYNQRRTPVYNTKPVEIAAKTKPVVNTFEAFSPENEKSIYSFDKEEDTIPASTPFRRHSRRESNNSRVDEKSTNKDDKSPVGQKQQEVSLTLSPDETSKSAMIAVPINLDISALPKSKPNNGDDSDSEGHTFYIPLQGVNTSGGKSDQLIQGVAVKLGTEGPEGPNQKVIMHAKLVTKAEMGTNITPMPESMASVHDIVKSLIASKDAGCSKSVPIGTVQPRFKSSNVPGTSTSLPQAQPSTLNRQNSNQSLASQKSKNKPTDIIQPTNNTAFPRYDDPASMVEAPIFRPTDKEFADPMEFIDRITPVAARFGICRIIPPSSFKPECKVSDDMRFTAYNLYVHKMLHRWGPSAKEFSAIKKYLATQSITMTHPPWIGGMEVDLPRLYHTVQEQGGLKEVIEKKKWAKVAEEMCLPKSCQDRITKLDDIYCKYLLPYDTLSTVERKKLFDEVEADWAKAEAKARRNADRSTMSDVSNDDESENDESDEEDDSGSMECIVKGRSMPLNAFFRIARNTMALWFKNKEPNSTEIESEFWRHVTVRDSHVCVHSASIDSSGWGYGFPTPGPKAKGSACAKHPWNLKVLTNNHGSILRSIGPVTGVTVPTLHVGMLFSAVCWYRDPHGLPWIEYLHTGGQKIWYGVPDEQSDNFRKALTSLIPTHCQNKTVWLPCDTAMIPPHSLTDRGVSLCRTEQEPGEFVVVFPRAYSSSVCTGYAISESVYFATNSWLDTAKKDFQDIHDSCEPAMFSLEQLLFAVASDIRTNSETISSILPMITEVYEREVTEREEIQKAGVTRNEKIPIKGSKTKPTTEDFECDICRANLYISWVKTDEDNIYCLQHCLKYIKNDRIQAKQCKLIITYSVQEIETLIDKIKERGTQQSQKKNKVLGKK